DNA from Streptobacillus canis:
CTAGATGAATTTGATTTTAGATGTCATGTTTATCACTCCTTTCTGTTATTTTTGTTTGGTGATTAAATTATACAGAAAAGAAAGAGGTGATTCAAGGGATTTTTTAAAATCCCAAATCACCTTTTTTATACAAATTTGAAATTATTACAAACTTGACAAAATTACTACTTAGTTATATAATTAAAATAACATACAAAAAAGGCGGTAAAGATGCAAGAAGTAGAAAAGTTTTTAAAAGGTAGAGGTATAAAACCTTCTATACATAGAATAAAAATATTAGATTATCTACATTCTAATCATATTCATCCTACTGTAGACAAAATATACAAAGATTTATTACCTGAGTTACCTACACTATCAAAAACAACGGTGTATAACACATTGAATCTATTTGTAGAAAATAAAATTGCAAATGCTATAGTTATAGAAGGAAATGAAACTAGATATGATGTAGAAGATTATCCACATGGACATTTTAAATGCTTAAAATGTAATAAAATGGTGGATTTTGAAATAGATTATACTAAGATGCAATTAGAAAAATTAAGTGGTATATCTATTGATGAAATACAATTTTACATTAAAGGATTATGTAAGGATTGTAAAGATAAACAAGATAAATAGTTATATATATAATTTATATAGCTAGTATATGGAAAAATTTTCAAAAATATAGTAAAATATAAATCTAAGCGATGAATACATATTAGGAAAGGAGTAAATCAATATGGAAGATAAAAAACAAAATGATGTACTATTAGAAGTTAGAGATTTAATTACGAGTTTTCGTATAAAAGATACATATTATAACGCTGTTGATGGTGTGAGTTTTGAGTTAAGAAAAAATGAAGTTTTAGCCATAGTTGGTGAATCAGGATGTGGAAAATCTACACTTGCAACTTCAATAATGGGATTACACAACCCAATATATACAAGAGTTTCTGGAGAAATAAAGTTTGAAGGAAATAACTTAGTTGATTTTACAGAGGAACAATTTAATCAAATAAGAGGGGCTAAGATAGGAATGATATTCCAAGATCCACTTTCTGCATTAAACCCATTAATGAGAATTGGAGATCAAATTGAAGAAGGTTTAAAATATCATACTACATTAACTCCAGAAGAAAGAAAAGAAAGAGTTAAAGAATTAATTGTTAAAGTTGGTATTAATAATCCAGAAAGAGTTATGAGACAATTCCCTCATGAATTATCAGGAGGTATGAGACAAAGAATTATAATTGCTATAGCACTTTCATGTAAACCTGCTATCTTAATAGCAGATGAGCCAACTACAGCATTAGACGTTACAATTCAAGCACAAATATTAGACTTAATTCGTGAATTACAGGCAGATATTAGTGCAGGGATAATATTAATAACACATGATTTAGGAGTAGTTGCTGAAATTGCAGATAGAGTTGCGGTAATGTATGCTGGAGAAATAGTTGAAATAGCATCAGTATATGACTTATTTAAAAATCCACAACATCCATATACTAAATCATTATTAAGTTCAATCCCTCAAATGGATTCAAACTCAGAAGATGATTTACATGTAATACATGGTACAGTACCATCTTTAAAAAACCTACCAAGAAAAGGATGTAGATTTAGACATAGAATTCCTTGGATTGCAGAAAATGAGCATGAAGAAGTTCCAACTTTACATGAAGTTGAAGAAGGACATTTAGTAAGATGTACTTGTTACAAAAATTTCTACTTTGCAAAAGAAGGTGAGGAATAGTGAGCAAATTAATAAAATTAGAAGGACTTAAAGTTCATTACCCAATTAGAGGAGGTTTTTTCAATACAATTAAAGACTATGTTAGAGCCGTTGATGGTGTTAACATGGAAATTGAAAAAGGGAAAACATATGGTTTAGTTGGAGAATCAGGATCTGGAAAGTCAACTATTGGAAAATCTATTATAGGTTTAGAGAAAATTACAGAAGGTAGATTATTCTATGAAGGTGAAGAAATAAATTTAAATAGAGTTAAAAGAAAATCAATGTATAGAAAAAATGTGCAAATGATTTTCCAAGATTCAATGTCATCTTTAAATCCTAAAAAAAGGGTTATAGATCTTTTATCAGAACCTTTAAAGAATTTTGAAAACTTTACTCCTGAGCAAGAAAAGAAAAGAGTAATTGAATTACTTGAAATTGTAGGGATGACTGAAGATAATATTGTAAAATATCCACATGAGTTCAGTGGAGGACAAAGACAAAGATTAGGGGTTGCTAGAGCAATTGCAACAAATCCTAAATTAATAATAGCAGATGAGCCAGTTTCGGCACTTGACTTATCAGTTCAAGCACAAGTATTAAACTACATGAAAAAAATACAAAAACATTTAGGGTTAAGCTACATTTTCATTTCACATGACTTGGGAGTAGTTAAACATATGTGTGATCATATATCTATAATGTATAAAGGTAGATTCGTTGAAACAGGAGACAAGAAAGTAATTTACTCTCAACCTCAACATATCTATACTAAGAGATTGATTGCAGCTATACCTGATGTTAATCCATTAATTAGAGATGAAAAAAGAGATTTCAGAGCTCAAATTGATAAAGAATATAAAGAATTAGAAAAAGTATATTATGATGAAAAAGGTAGAGTATTTGATTTAGAATTATTTGATGCTTCTACAGATCATTATGTTGCTTTAAATAAAGGAGGTAAATAAATATGTGGAAAACGGTTTTAAGAAGAGTTTTAGCAATGATTCCTCAATTATTTATCTTAAGTATAATAGTATTCGTTGTAGCTAAATTAATGCCAGGGGATCCATTCACTGGATTAATTTCACCAACTACACCACCTGAAGCTATAGAAAAATTAAGAAGAGAAGCAGGATTATATGACCCTTTATATACACAATATATTAACTGGATGAGAAGAGCATTTAACGGAAACTTTGGTATAAGTTATACATATAAATTACCAGTTACAAGAATTATTGGAGAAAGAATTTACAATACATTCTTCTTATCATTATTATCTGTAATATTAATGTACTCAATTGCATTACCATTAGGGATATTAAGTGGTAGATATGACGGTTCAAGACTTGATAAAATAGTTACAATTTATAACTTTATAAGTTATGCAATGCCAACATTTATTTTATCATTATTAATGGTATTTATATTTGGATATAAATTAAGAATATTCCCTACAGGAGGGTCAGTAGATTTAGGATATACACCTGGAACTATGCCTTATGTAATTAATAAGATATATCACTTATTATTACCAGCAATAACATATGCATTACTTGCAACTACATGGACTATAAGATATTTAAGAAGTGAAATTATAGATTCAAAATCATTAGATTATGTTAAAACTGCAAGAGCAAAAGGGGTACCTGAAGCAGTAGTTTATTCTAAACATATATTTAGAAATTCAGTATTACCTATTGTAGCATTCTTAGGATATACAATAACAGGATTATTTGGTGGATCAATATTTATAGAAACAATATTTAATTATCCAGGTATGGGACAATTGTTTATTTCATCAATATCATCAAGAGATTATTCAGTTATTACAACATTAATATTATTCTACGGATTCTTGAGTTTATTAGGTTCATTATTATCAGATATTTTATTAATGATAGTGGATCCAAGAATAAGAATAGAGTAAAGGAGGAGAGAGATGAAGACAAACGAAGATTTAGAATTAGAAATGGATAAAATGCACGAAGAAGCTGAAAATAAAGTAATAGAAGATAGCTTAGCAAGTGAAGTACCATCAGGGTTTAATGTAATTAAAAGAGAATTCCAAAAAGATAAAGTAGCTTTATTTTCTCTTACTTTATTAGCAATATTAATGATAGTAATATTCTTTTCGGCAAGTTTTTTACTAGATATAGAAGATGTAATGAAAGTTAGATTATTAGATAAATATGCAGCACCTCTTGAAGGTTATTGGTTGGGAGCTGACTATGGAGGACGTAGTATTCTTGGTCAGTTAATTATAGGAGCTAGAAATTCTATAGTAATAGGATTTTCAGTTACAATTATTACTTCATTTATTGGAATTGTAGTTGGAGTTATAATATCTTACTATGGTGGTTGGATAGAAAATTTAGCGATGAGAATCATAGATTTTATAAGTATATTACCAACAACTTTAATAATTATAGTATTTGTTACTATAGTACCACAATATAATGTAGTGACATTTATATTAATAATGTCTATATTCTATTGGACAGGTACGGCTAGATTGATTCGTGGTAAGGTTCTTTCAGAGGTAAGAAGAGATTATATTAATGCCTCAAAAACTATGGGAACTAGTGATGCAAAGATAATTTTTAGAGAATTACTTCCAAATATATCTTCATTAATTATAGTTGGTTTAACATTAGGATTTGCAGGAAACTTAGGTATAGAAACAGGTTTAACATTTTTAGGATATGGATTACCAGCTCAAGTTCCTTCGTTAGGAATCTTAATAAGTTATGCAACAGCCCCAGAAGTACTTGCTGATAAATGGTGGGTATGGATGCCAGCATCATTATTAATCTTAGTAATTATGTTATGTATTAACTATATAGGAGAAGCATTAAAGAGAGCTAGTGACGCTAGACAAAGATTAGGATA
Protein-coding regions in this window:
- a CDS encoding Fur family transcriptional regulator, with amino-acid sequence MQEVEKFLKGRGIKPSIHRIKILDYLHSNHIHPTVDKIYKDLLPELPTLSKTTVYNTLNLFVENKIANAIVIEGNETRYDVEDYPHGHFKCLKCNKMVDFEIDYTKMQLEKLSGISIDEIQFYIKGLCKDCKDKQDK
- a CDS encoding ABC transporter ATP-binding protein yields the protein MEDKKQNDVLLEVRDLITSFRIKDTYYNAVDGVSFELRKNEVLAIVGESGCGKSTLATSIMGLHNPIYTRVSGEIKFEGNNLVDFTEEQFNQIRGAKIGMIFQDPLSALNPLMRIGDQIEEGLKYHTTLTPEERKERVKELIVKVGINNPERVMRQFPHELSGGMRQRIIIAIALSCKPAILIADEPTTALDVTIQAQILDLIRELQADISAGIILITHDLGVVAEIADRVAVMYAGEIVEIASVYDLFKNPQHPYTKSLLSSIPQMDSNSEDDLHVIHGTVPSLKNLPRKGCRFRHRIPWIAENEHEEVPTLHEVEEGHLVRCTCYKNFYFAKEGEE
- a CDS encoding ATP-binding cassette domain-containing protein produces the protein MSKLIKLEGLKVHYPIRGGFFNTIKDYVRAVDGVNMEIEKGKTYGLVGESGSGKSTIGKSIIGLEKITEGRLFYEGEEINLNRVKRKSMYRKNVQMIFQDSMSSLNPKKRVIDLLSEPLKNFENFTPEQEKKRVIELLEIVGMTEDNIVKYPHEFSGGQRQRLGVARAIATNPKLIIADEPVSALDLSVQAQVLNYMKKIQKHLGLSYIFISHDLGVVKHMCDHISIMYKGRFVETGDKKVIYSQPQHIYTKRLIAAIPDVNPLIRDEKRDFRAQIDKEYKELEKVYYDEKGRVFDLELFDASTDHYVALNKGGK
- the opp4B gene encoding oligopeptide ABC transporter permease encodes the protein MWKTVLRRVLAMIPQLFILSIIVFVVAKLMPGDPFTGLISPTTPPEAIEKLRREAGLYDPLYTQYINWMRRAFNGNFGISYTYKLPVTRIIGERIYNTFFLSLLSVILMYSIALPLGILSGRYDGSRLDKIVTIYNFISYAMPTFILSLLMVFIFGYKLRIFPTGGSVDLGYTPGTMPYVINKIYHLLLPAITYALLATTWTIRYLRSEIIDSKSLDYVKTARAKGVPEAVVYSKHIFRNSVLPIVAFLGYTITGLFGGSIFIETIFNYPGMGQLFISSISSRDYSVITTLILFYGFLSLLGSLLSDILLMIVDPRIRIE
- a CDS encoding ABC transporter permease; this translates as MKTNEDLELEMDKMHEEAENKVIEDSLASEVPSGFNVIKREFQKDKVALFSLTLLAILMIVIFFSASFLLDIEDVMKVRLLDKYAAPLEGYWLGADYGGRSILGQLIIGARNSIVIGFSVTIITSFIGIVVGVIISYYGGWIENLAMRIIDFISILPTTLIIIVFVTIVPQYNVVTFILIMSIFYWTGTARLIRGKVLSEVRRDYINASKTMGTSDAKIIFRELLPNISSLIIVGLTLGFAGNLGIETGLTFLGYGLPAQVPSLGILISYATAPEVLADKWWVWMPASLLILVIMLCINYIGEALKRASDARQRLG